The DNA sequence GACGACGGCCGTCGCGGGCTGCGCGGCGATGACGGCCGGCCTGCACCCGCCGACCGGCATGGTCACGGAGACCCCGGCCTTCGCCGGTGCCGGGCTGCCCGCCCTGTCCTCCCTCGTCTTCGGCGGCCACGACACCATGGAGTGCCCCCTGCCCAAACGCGCCGAACACCTGGCCGCCCAGGGAGTGCTGCCGCACGGCCTGCCCGCCGCCGTGCGCGCCGAACTCGTCGCCGCCGACGCCGAGATCCGCACCGGCGGCCCCCTGCCCGGCGACACCCGCACCGACGAGGAACTCATCTCCGCCTTCACCTCCGAGATCTCCGACTTCCTGCGCCGCCGCGGCCTCGCCCGCGCCGTCGTCGTGAACGTGGCCTCCACGGAACCGGCACCGCCCTCCGCCGCGGCCGGACCCGCCGCCCCGCCCCCCTTCGAGCCACCGCCGCCGGGCCGCCTCCTGCCGGCCAGCTCCCTCTACGCCACAGCGGCCCTGCGCGCGGGCTGCCCCTATGTGAACTTCACCCCCTCCACCGGCCTGCACCACCCCGCCCTCGCCGCCCTCGCCGCACGCAGCGGCCTCCCGCACGCGGGCCGCGACGGCAAGACGGGCCAGACCCTGCTGCGCTCCGTGCTCGGCCCGATGTTCGCCCAGCGGGCCCTGGACGTCCGCGCCTGGTCCGGCACGAACCTCCTCGGCGGCGGCGACGGCGCCGCCCTCGCCGACCCCGACGCGGCCGCCGCCAAGAACGCGGGCAAGGAACGCGTCCTCGCCGACACCCTCGGCGCCGTCCCCCAGGGCGAGGTCCACATCGACGACGTCCCCGCCCTCGGCGACTGGAAGACCGCTTGGGACCACATCGCCTTCGACGGCTTCCTCGGCACCCGCATGACCCTCCAGACCACCTGGCAGGGCTGTGACTCCGCCCTCGCCGCCCCCTTGGTCCTCGACCTGGTCCGCCTCCTCTCCCGCGCCCATGCCCACGGCCTCACCGGCCCACGGCCCGAACTCGCCTTCTACTTCAAGGACCCGGACCCGGGCGCGTCCGCCGCCCTCGCCGACCAGTACGCCGCGCTCACCGCCTTCGCGGCCCGCCTGCAGGGACGGGGTGAGTAGCGCATGCGCCCCTTCCGCGTCCACGCCCGCGCCTGGGCCGAACTCCTTCGGCTCCCCGCCCTGTTCACCGTCCCGGGCGACGCCCTCGCCGGGGCCGCCGCCACCGGCCTGCGCCCCGGCCGGGGCACCGCCCTCGCCGTCACCTCCTCCCTTTGCCTCTACGAAGCGGGCATGGCCCTCAACGACTGGGCCGACCGCGCCGAGGACGCCGCGGAACGCCCGCACCGCCCCATCCCGTCCGGCCGCGTCCACCCCACCGCCGCCCTCACGGCCGCCGCCGCCCTCACCGCCGCGGGCCTGGCCCTGGCCGCCCGAGCGGGCCGCCCCGCCCTCACCGTGGCCACCGCCCTGGCCGGCACCGTCTGGGCCTACGACCTGACCCTCAAGCACACCAAGGCGGGCCCCACCGCCATGGCCACGGCCCGAGCCCTGGACCTCCTCCTCGGCGCGACAGCGACGGCCACGGGGCCTGCGCCGCGCGCTGGCGCGCGGGTCTCACACCAGTGGCGGGGGCGTGAGGCGGCCGGGGGTGGCAGGAGAGCGGGGGTCGCCCGGGCCGCCGGGGCTGTTGGGGGCGCTGGGGTCGCCGTGGCCGGTGAGGCTGGTGGCGGGGCCGGTGGTGGGGCTGCGCGGGCCGGTGGCCTTGGGCAGGTGGCCGGCGAGGTTGCCCCGGCCCGTGGCCTCGGTCGAGTAACTGGTGGAGCTGCCCGCGCCCGTGGCCTTGGCAAGGTTGCTGGTGGAGCCGCCCAGGCAGGTGGCTCCAGCCGGGTCGTCCGTGGCGCTGCCCGCCCCGGCGGCTTCGCTTGGGCTGCCGACGGACCTTCCCTAGGTGGTCGTCCCGGTCGCGCTCCCGGCGGGGCCCGTGCGGGGCGGGTTGCCCGGGAAGGCGCGCGACGGGTCAGCTCAGCCCTGCCCGCGGCCCTGGCGCTCGGAGCGCACACCCTCGCTGTCACCTCCGTCTCCCGTCACGAAACCCAAGGCGGCTCCACCACCGCCCCGTTGGGCGCCCTGGCCACGACGCTCGCGCTGGTCCACGCGGTGGCCCGGCCCCGGCGGCCGGCCGCCGGGCCCCCTTCGCTCCCGGCAGGCCGACGGCCAGCAGTCAGGCTCGGCCTGCCGGGCGCCACACACGCACTCCGGTGGGCCGAGGGCACCGGCGCCCTCGCCCGGGCGGCCCTCGCCCTGGCCTACGTCACCACGGCCGGTCGGCCCTACCTCCACGCGGCCCTGAACCCCTCACCTCCCTTGACCCAACGCGCCGTCGGCGGCGGCATCCGCGCCCTGATCCCTCTCCAGGCCGCGCTCGCCGCCAGGTCCGGGTCCCTCGGCAGCGCCCTGGTCGCGGCGAGTCTGGCCCCGGCGGCCCGCCGCTTCGCCCGCCGGGTGAGCGTCACATGACCGCCCCGTACGAGTGGTCTCCCGCCGAGGGCGCCTCCCTCCCTGACGGCACCCCCGCCGCAGACCCGGCCGTCCGGGAGGCCTCGGCCGCAGGTGCCCCCACTCAAGACGCCCCCGCGCGCCTCCGCTTTGGCTATGGCACCAACGGCCTCACCGACCTCCGTCTCGACGACGCCCTCGGCCTCCTCGCCGACCTCGGCTACTCCGGCGTCGGCCTCACCCTCGACCACATGCACCTCGACCCCCTCGCCCCCGACCTGGCCGCTCGCACCCGGAGGGTGGCCCGGCGCCTGGACCAGCTGGGACTGACGGTCACAGTGGAGACGGGCGCCCGCTATGTGCTCGACCCACGCCGCAAGCACGGGCCTTCCCTGCTCGACCCCGACCCGCAGCGCCGTGCCGAACGGGCCAGCCTCCTCATCCGCGCCGTACAGGTCGCCACGGACCTCGGCGCCCACGCCGTCCACTGCTTCAGCGGCATCACACCGGACGGCACCTCCGCGGAGACAGCCTGGTCGCGCCTCACCGATGCGCTCCAGCCCGTCCTCGACGCCGTGTCCTCGGCGCGCCTGCCGCTGGCCGTCGAGCCCGAACCCGGCCATCTCCTCGCCACACTCGCCGACTTCCACCACCTCCGTCACCTCCTCGGTGATCCCGAACTCCTGGGCCTGACCCTCGACATCGGCCACTGCCAGTGCCTCGAACCGCAGTCACCCGCCGACTGCGTCCGCGCCGCCGCCCCCTGGCTGCGGCACGTCCAGATCGAGGACATGCGCCGGGGCGTTCACGAACACCTCCCCTTCGGAGACGGCGAGATCGACTTCCCGCCCGTGCTGCGCGCCCTGGCCGCGACCGGCTACCAGGGCCTGACCGTCGTCGAGCTGCCCCGCCACTCCCACGCGGGCCCTCAACTCGCCGCTCGGTCCATGGACTTCCTTCACCGGGCCGCCGCCTTCGCCCTTTCCGGCGGTTCCGGCAGTTCTGGCAGCGCCGCTACCCCCACCTCCCCTCGTGCTCCCTCCGGTCCCGCCGCCGCCCCGCCGCTCCGCGAGGCCTCACCCCGAGGAGGAACCCCGTGACCGACACGCCCGCCGTCGCCGACCTCCGCTCCCGGCTCGACGCGACCCTCGGTGGCGCCGCTCGTGCCTGGCTCGACCAGGCCGTCGCCGAAGCCGCCGCGAACCCTGCCGCAGACGCCGCCGAGACCCCCACCGCCGACGGCACCGCGCTCCCCGCCGACGTCCGGGCCGCCGCACCCACCTGGGAGCTGCGGTTCGCCGAGGCGGGGCGCCGCTGCGGGCCCGAGCACGCCGACGCTGTCCGTCTGCTGCTGCTCCACACTGCCCGCGCCGACACCGCGACCCTCATCCGGCTCTACGACCAGGGCACCGCCGCCGAACGCCGAGCCGTCCTGCGCAGCCTGCCCCTCCTGGTGCCCGGCCCCGAGGCGCTGCCGCTGGTCGACGACGCCCTGCGCACCAACGACACCCGCCTCCTGGCTGCCGCCCTCGGCCCCTACGCCGCCACTCACCTCCCCGCGCACACCTGGCGGCACGCCGTCCTCAAGTGCCTGTTCACCGACGTGCCCGTGGACGCCGTCGCCGACCTGGAACGCCGCGCCCACGCCGATGACGAGCTGGCCCGGATGCTCGCCGACTACGCGGACGAACGCACCGCCGCCGGCCGCCCCGTCCCCGGCGATCTGCACCGCGTCCTGGCTCTGGCCGCCCCACCGGAACCGCCGGGCCTCCCGGATCCAGCGGCCTCCGTGACCGTCACGGCGCCTTCGACCCCCCTCGGCGAGGAGCAGGAGTCCTGATGCGCATCTTCGACCCCCACATCCACATGACCTCCCGCACCACCGACGACTACCAGGCCATGCACACCGCGGGGGTGCGCGCCGTCGTCGAGCCCGCCTTCTGGCTGGGCCAGCCCCGCACCTCGCCCGCCTCCTTCGTCGACTACTTCGACTCCCTCCTCGGCTGGGAGCCCTTCCGCGCCGCCCAGTACGGCATAGCCCACCACTGCACGATCGCGCTCAACCCCAAGGAAGCCAACGACGCGCGCTGCACCCCCGTCCTCGACCTGCTGCCCCGGTACCTGGTCAAGGACAACGTCGTCGCCGTCGGCGAGATCGGCTACGACTCCATGACACCCGCCGAGGACACCGCGCTCGCGGCCCAGCTGCAGCTCGCCGCCGACCACGAACTGCCCGCGCTCGTGCACACCCCGCACCGCGACAAACTCGCGGGACTGCGCCGCACCCTGGACGTCGTCGCCGAGTCCGCGCTGCCCATGGACCGGGTCCTGATCGACCACCTCAACGAAACCACCGTCAAGGAAGCCAAGGACGCGGGCTGCTGGCTCGGCTTCTCCATCTATCCCGACACCAAGATGGACGAGGAGCGGATGGTCGCGATCCTGCGCCAGTACGGCCCGGAGCACGTCCTCGTCAACTCGGCAGCCGACTGGGGCAAGAGCGACCCCCTCAAGACCCGCAAGGTCGGTGACGCGCTGCTCGACGCCGGGTTCACCGACGACGAGGTCGACCGCGTGCTGTGGCGCAACCCCGTGGCCTTCTACGGGCTCAGCGGCCGTCTCGCCCTGGACGTCGCGGACACCGATGCCACCCACGAGGGCAACTCCATACTCCGCGGCGGGGCGTGAACCATGCGCTTCCGGCACCCCGACGGCTCCACCGTCCACCTCGCCTATTGCACGAACGTCCACTCCGCGGAGACCCTCGACGGCGTCCTCGCTCAACTCCGCGACCACTGCGAGCCCGTCCGCAAGCGGCTCGGACGTGACCGCATCGGCATCGGCCTCTGGCTCGCCAAGGACGCCGTCCACGCCCTCGTCACGGACCCGGCCGCGCTGCGCGGACTGCGCACCGAACTCGACCGGCGCGGCCTCGAAGTCGTCACCCTCAACGGCTTCCCCTATGACGGCTTCGGCTCCGACGAGGTCAAGTACCGCGTCTACAAGCCGGACTGGGCCGATCCCGAGCGTCTGGAGCACACCACCGCCCTGGCTCGCGTCCTCGCCCAGCTGCTGCCCGACGACGTCACCGAGGGCACCATCTCCACCCTGCCGCTGGCCTGGCGCACCGCTTTCGGCCCGGCCCGTGCCCGGGCCGCCCGCGCCGCCCTCGGCACGCTCGCCCAGCGCCTCGACGCCCTCGCCGAACTCACCGGCCGGTCCGTCCGCATCGGTCTCGAACCCGAACCCGGCTGCATCGTGGAGACCACCGGCGACGCCATCGAACCCCTCACCCGGGTCGGCCACGACCGCATCGGCGTCTGCGTCGACACCTGTCACCTCGCCACCTCCTTCGAAGATCCGCACACCGCCCTCGACGCCCTCGCCGCCGCGGGCATCCCCGTCGTCAAATCCCAGCTCTCCGCCGCTCTGCACGCCGAACGCCCTCACCTCCCCGAAGTACGCGCGGCCCTCGCCGCCTTCGACGAACCCCGCTTCCTGCACCAGACCCGCACCCTGTCGCGCGGCCCCGCCCGCACGACGGCGGAAGGGGTCCAAGGCACCGTCCTGCGTGGCACCGACGACCTCGGCGAGGCCCTCACCTTCGACGCCCTGCCCGACACGGCACCCTGGCGCTCCCACTTCCACGTACCGCTGCACGCGGCTCCCGCCCCGCCGCTCACCTCCACGCTCTCCGTCCTCAAGGACTCGCTCGCCCTGCTGGTCGGCGGACCGCACCCGCGTACCCGTCACCTCGAGGTGGAGACCTACACCTGGCAGGCCCTCCCGCCCGAGCTGCGCCCACGTGCTCGCCCCCAGCTCGTCGACGGCATCGCCGCCGAACTCACCCTCGCCCGCGACCTCCTGACGGACCTCGGCCTGAAGGAACTGCCATGACCCCTTCCGTTCCAGGACGGCCGACCCCGCTCCTCGTCCTCGACGTCGTCGGCCTCACCCCCCATCTGCTCGCCCATATGCCGCGTCTCGCGGCCCTCGCCGAGACCGGTTCCCAAGCACTCCTCGGCACCGTCCTGCCCGCCGTGACCTGCGCCGCCCAGTCGACCTTCCTCACCGGCACCACACCCGCCGAGCACGGCATCGTCGGCAACGGCTGGTACTTCCGCGAGCTCGGTGACGTCCTGCTGTGGCGCCAGCACAACGGCCTCGTCACGGGCGACAAGCTCTGGGACGCCGCTCGCCGCGCCCACCCCGGTTACACCGTCGCCAACATCTGCTGGTGGTACGCCATGGGCGCGGACACCGATGTCACCGTCACCCCCCGTCCCGTGTACTACGCCGACGGCCGGAAGGAACCCGACTGCTACACCCGGCCCCCGGCCCTGCACGACGAACTCACCGAGAAGTTCGGCACGTTCCCCCTCTTCCACTTCTGGGGTCCCGGGGCGGACATCGTCTCCAGCCGGTGGATCGTGGACGCCACCCGCCACATCATCGACACCCGTCGCCCCGACCTCGCCCTGTGCTACCTCCCTCATCTCGACTACGACCTGCAGCGGTTCGGCCCCGACGACCCGCGCGCCCACCGGGCCGCCGCCGACCTGGACGCGGTGATCGCCCCGCTCCTCGCCGACGCGAAGGCCGAGGGACGCACCGTCGTCGCCCTGTCCGAGTACGGCATCACGCGGGTGAGCCGCCCCGTCGACATCAACCGCGCGCTGCGCCGCGCCGGGCTCCTGGAAGTGCACACCCAGGACGGCATGGAGTACCTCGACCCCATGGCCTCCCGCGCCTTCGCCGTCGCGGACCACCAGATCGCCCACGTCTATGTGCGACGTCCGGAGGACTTGGAGGCCACCCGAGCGGCACTCCAAGGCCTGCCCGGCATCGATCAGCTCCTTGACGACGAGGGCAAGAAGGCCCACCACCTGGACCACCCCCGCTCGGGGGAGCTGGTCGCCGTCGCCGAACCGGACGCCTGGTTCACGTACTACTACTGGCTCGACGACGCCCGCGCGCCCGACTTCGCGCAGCTCGTCGAGATCCATCGCAAACCCGGCTACGACCCGGTCGAACTGTTCATGGACCCCGAAGACCCCTATGTCCGGCTGAAGGCCGCGGGTGCGCTCGCCCGCAAGAAGCTCGGCATGCGCTACCGCATGGCGGTGGTGCCCCTCGACCCCTCGCCTATTCGCGGCAGCCATGGCCGCCTCCCGACGAGCGAGGATCCTGATTCCGGACCGCTCATTCTGTGCTCCACCCCCCGCGCTGTCACCGGCCGCGTCGCGGCCACCGATGTGAAGTCCCTGTTGCTCCGGCTCGCCGGTCTGTCATGAGGCCCGCGAGCGCTCCCGCGGACGCGGCGCCGTCCGCGCCCCGCTCGGCGGTGGCGTCGTCAACGCCGCCCCGTCCGCATGGATTCCACTGAACCAGAGAGCGCGGGCGCTGCCATCAGGGTTCGCCCCTGACCTCACCCCGAGGCGTTCTTCGAACCGATCCCTGACACCACCCTGACCTCACCTGGGAGGCCCGCATGAGCCGCAAGCCCGCGCCCGTCGATCCCGAGCTGACCCACCGACTGACCAGGCGAGGCGTGCTCGGCGTCGCCGCGGGCGCCACCGCGGCCGCGCTCGCCGGCACCGCTGCCGCCGCGGGTCCGGCCTCGGCCGCCACCACCCCGAGCACGGGCTCGGCCTCCGGCGAGGCTTCGACCAAGGCGTCCGGGAAGGGGCGCGGCCGTCCCGTCCTGCCGCCCGGCCGCCTCGGCGTCCAGCTCTACAGCCTCCGCGACAAGGTCTCGTCTCTAGGCTTCGCCACCGTCTTCGCCGAACTGGCGCGGTACGGCTACGACGAGATCGAGTTCGCCGGGTACGCCCAGGGCTCCGCGGGCGCCATCACGCTCGCCCAGCTGAAGAGACTGGCCCGCGACCACGGGCTCACCGCCATCGGCAGCCACGTCGGCTACGCCAACGACGGCGACCCGAACGCGTACACGTTCGCGCAGAACCTCACCAAGGTCCTCGACGACGCCGAGGCCCTCGGCCTGAAGCACATCGGCACCGCCTCCGGCCCCTTCCGCCACGGCAATACCGTCGACGCCCTCAAGCGCGCCGCCGAGGACTTCAACACGTACGGCGAGGCCGCCCGGGCACGGGGCATGAAGTTCTACCAGCACAACCACGCCGAGGAGTTCTCCTTCGCCACGGACAAGCCGAGCGTGCGCCTCTACGACGTACTGCTGGCCGAGACCGACCCCGACCTGGTGTTCCTGGAAATGGACATCTACTGGGCGTACAGCGCACGGTTCCGCTTCGGCAAGCAGGTGGACGGCACACCGCGGCCCTTCGACCCGATCGCCTACGTCCTGCGCCAACCGCACCGCTACCCGCTGTTCCACGTGAAGGACGGCATCCGTGACGACTCCACCCGCGACGGGTACCGCATGGTGGACGTCGGCGACGGCGACATCGACTACAAGAGGTTCCTGTCCAAGGTGACCTCCCGCACCCACGGAGGGCGCCGCTACCACCACTGGCAGGTGGAGCACGACTCCCCGACCGACTCCTTCGCCTTCGCCCGCAAGTCCAGCGCCCACCTGCACGCGCTGAGAGAGCGCTGCGGGGACTGAACCGGGCCGGTGGACCGACACCAGGGCCCCGGCCGCCGCGGGGGCGGCCGGGGCCCTCCCCCTGCTCAGCCGGGGCTCCTGGTCAAAGGGCTCAGCCGGGCTGCATCAGTTCGCCACGCGCGCGTGGCACGCTCGGCTGTTGCAGCAGCAAGGAGAGGCCCGCCGCGAGCAGTGACACCGCTCCCGCCGTCGTATAGGCGCCGACATAGCCCCAGGAGTGCACGACTGTCGCGCCGATGCCTCCCCCGAACAGGCCGCTGACCAGCTTCGCGCTGTAGACCATGCCGTAGTTGGAGGCGTTGTTGTTCTCCCCGAAGTAGTCCGGGACCAGGGCGGCGAACAGCGGGTAGAAGGCGCCGCCCGCGAAGCCCGACAGGAAGGCGAAGACGAGGAAGAGCGGCTCGTTGCGGATCTCACCCGCCCACAGGACGCCGAACTGCGCCACCGAGAGGGCCACGCACACGTACGTCAGCGTGGGACGCCGTCCCAGCCTGTCCGAGAGCCAGCCGACGACGCCGCGCCCCGTTCCGTTGATCACCGACATGACGCCCATGGAGGACGCGGCGATCATCGGCCCGAACCCCATCTCCTTGGCGAACGGCACCTGGAACGAGATCCCGAAGATGGACACTCCCGCGCAGCAGAGCATGCACACCCACATCAGCGGTACGACGCCGGTCCGTAACGCCTCTCCCGGGGTGAACTGCGCGACGGCGGGCGGGTTCTTGGCGAGCGCGACGGCTGTGCGCGTGCCCGCCCCCTGCCGCAGCGGATCGACGCTCTCGGGCCACCAGTTCTTCGGGGGGTCCTTGAAGAACAGGCCCGCCACCAAGGTCACGGCGAGCACATAGAAGCCGACGAGATCGAGGACGGTGCGGTAGTTGGAGGTGTCGAAGCCGTACGAGAACAAGAAGATGAAAGGCACCGCCCCGTAGGCGAAGCCTCCGTTGACGAAGCCCGTCTTGCCGCCGCGCCGCTCGGGGTACCACTTGCCGACCATGTTGACGCACGTCGAGTAGATGAGCCCGGAGCCGACGCCGCCGAGCAGTCCGAAACCGACCATCGCCGCCGCGACATTGGGCGCGTGGCTGAGGCTGACGAAGCCGAACAGCGACAGGACGGAGCCCGTGAGCATCGCGGCCCTGCTGGTCAGGATGCCCTTCTCGCGCAGCTTCCCGGCCGGGAAGGAGACTCCCGCCTGGAAGAAGATCCACACGCTGAGCACCCAGAAGGTGTTGGACGACGTCCAGTGGTGCGCTTCCGAGAGGGTGTCCTCGGCCGCTCCGTAGGCGTACTCGAAGACACTGATGGCGATCATGGCCACCCAGGGGAGGACGACCATCGTCCAGCGGGGACGCCCGAGGATCTGCCGGTCGCTCTCGCCGACCCGGTAGACGCGGCCACGCGCGTCCGTGAGCTCTCGGTACGACCGTTCCGGCGCGTCCCGCCCGCGTGCGGCGGAACCGTGGGCCTCCGACCCGTGCGAGCCGGATCCGTGCGGGTCGGGTCCGTGCGGGTCGGGCTCCGGGGTGTCCGGTCCCTGGGCGTCCGGTCCGTGCGGGTTCGCACGGCCGGACGCGGAGTGTTCGGCGAAGGGCTCCGCCGTCATATCAAGCCATCTCCTCACCTAAGGGGTGCGGGTTGGGTACGACGCGCCGGGCGGAGGGCCTGCCCGGTGACTTGAGGAAGAGCGCGAGCACGGCCGAGCAGATGCCGATGCAGCCGGCGATGACGAACGCGCCCTGGTAGTCCCACGCGTTCACGACGACGGCCCCCATGCCGGAGCCGACGAGTCCGGAGATCAGCTTCGAGCTGTAGACCATGCCGTAGTTGGTGGCGTTGTTGTTCTCGCCGAAGTAGTCGGCCGTCATCGCGGCGAACAGCGGGAAGATCGCCCCGCCGCCGAACCCGGAGACCATGGAGCAGAACAGGAAGAACGGCATGCTCCCCATGGAGCCCGACACCAGGACCCCGAACTGGGCGGTGCCGAGGACGAGACAGACGATGACGAGCGTGTGGCGCCGCCCGTAGCGGTCCGAGATCCAGCCGATCACGCCCCGGCCCGTACCGTTGACGATCGCCTTCAGGGACATCGCGGTGGCCACGACTCCGCCCGCGAATCCCATGTCCTTGCCGAACGGCACCTGGAAGGCGATCCCGAAGATGTTGATCCCCGCCGTGCACAGCAGACAGAACCACATCATCCACAGCACCGGCGTGCGCGCGGCCTCCCTGGGGGCGTACTGCTTCACGGCGGGAGGGTTCTTCTCCAGGGCCCGCCGGACGCGCGGGTCGGCGGATGCCTTCAGGGGGTCGACGTGGGGCGGCCACCAGCCCTTGGGCGGGTCCTTGAAGAACCATCCGGCGAACGCCACGACCGACGCGCAGACGACGCCCACGAAGATCAGGACGCCGCGGTAGTTACTCAAGTCCATGTACGACGTGAAGAGGAAGACAAACGGCACGGAGCCGTAGGCGAAGCCGCCGTTCACCAGGCCGGTCTTGCCTCCTTTGCGTTCCGGATACCACTTGCCGACCATGTTCACGCAGGTCGCGTAGACCAGGCCGGCGCCGATGCCGCTGAACATGCCGAAACCGATGTACGCGACCGTCACGTGCGGCGCGAACGCGAGCGAGAGATAGCCGCAGACCGTGCCGAAGGCGCCGAGGAACATCGCGTACCGAGCGGGGAGTCTGCCGCTCTCGCGCAGCTGACCGGCCGGGAAGGCGACGGCCGCCTGGAAGAACACCCAGACGCCCATCAGCCAGAAGATGTGCCCGCTGCTCCACAGGTGCGCGTCATGCAGCGTGTCCTCGGCGGACGTGAACGCGTACTCCGAGGAGCTGATGCCCAGCATGCCCATCCAGGGGAAGAGCACCATGGTCCGGCGTGGTCGCCCCATGATGTCGAGGTCGGTCTCGCCGATGCGGTACAGGCGGCCGTTGCGGTCCGTCACCTCCCTGAAGGGGACGGAGGCCGAGAGGTCGGTGGTATTCATGGTCGAGTCGCACCCCTTGCGTCGAAAGAGCTGGCCAGCGCCCCCTGTCCGGTCCTTCGCGCGCGTACGGGTCCTGGGGCGGCCGACACGCGCCGCCGTCCGCCCCGAGCACCGGTCACCTCATCGGCCGCCCCCCAACAGCCCCGCCGCGCGAGCCCACCGGTACTTCGCCCCGAGGACCTCGACCGGCTTCTCCGTGGTGTACGGGTAGGCCACGACGCCGCGCTCGTAGAGGTACTGGCAGGCCTCCTCCACCTCGACGTCGCCCGCGAGGGAGGCGACGACGGGCTTGTCGATGCCGCGCTCGTGGAACTCGGCGATCACGCGGGCCGTGAGTTCGGCGAAGACCATGGGAGGGGTGACGATGGTGTGCCAGTAGCCGAGGACGAGCGCGTGGACGCGGGGATCCTCCATGCCGAGCCGGATCGTCGCCTCGTACGTCGACGGGGGCTCGCCGCCGGTGATGTCCACCGGATTGCCCGCGGCCCCGAACGGCGGGATGAAGGCGCGGAACGCCGCGTCCAGGTCGGGCGGGATCTCCATGAGCCGCAGGCCGTTGTCGGTCACGGCGTCCGAGAGCAGTACGCCGGAGCCGCCCGCCCCGGTGATGATGACGACGTTGTCCCCGCGGGGCGTGGGGAGGACGGGCAACGCCCGCGCGTACTCCAGCATCTCGGCCAGGCCCGGGGCGCGGATCACCCCCGCCTGCCTGAGGACGTCGTCGTAGACGGCGTCGTCGCCCGCCAGCGCGCCCGTGTGGGATCCGGCGGCCCGGGCGCCCGCCGCGGTGCGGCCAGCCTTGAGGACGACGACGGGCTTCTTCGGAACGGTGGCGCGCGCGGCCGCCACGAACGCCCGGCCGTCCTTGAGGTCCTCCAGGTGCATGGCGATGCACTGGGTGCGGGGATCCTCGCCGAACCACGTGAGCAGGTCGTCCTCGTCGAGGTCCGACTTGTTGCCGAGCCCCACGATCGCCGAGACGCCGGTCTTCGTGGTGCGCGCGAAGCCGAGGACGGCCATCCCGATGCCGCCCGACTGCGAGGTGAGGGCCACCCCGCCCTTCACGTCGTACGGAGTGCAGAACGTCGCGCACAGGTCCTGCCACGTCGAGTAGTAGCCGTAGATGTTCGGCCCGAGCAGTCGCACTCCGTGGCGTCGCCCGATGGCCACGATCTCGTCCTGGAGGGCCTGCTCCCCGGTCTCGGCGAACCCGGAGGGGATGAGGACCGCGTTCGGGATCCCCTTGCGGCCGACGTCCTCCAGGGCCTTCGCGACGAATGCGGCGGGGATCGCGAAGACCGCCACATCCACCTCACCAGGGACGTCCGTGACACTCCTGTAGGCCTTGCGGCCCAAGATGTCGTCGGCCTTGGGATTCACGGGGTGGATCTCGCCCGGGAAGCCCCCGTCGATGAGGTTGCGCATCACCGAAT is a window from the Streptomyces spectabilis genome containing:
- a CDS encoding EboA domain-containing protein — protein: MTDTPAVADLRSRLDATLGGAARAWLDQAVAEAAANPAADAAETPTADGTALPADVRAAAPTWELRFAEAGRRCGPEHADAVRLLLLHTARADTATLIRLYDQGTAAERRAVLRSLPLLVPGPEALPLVDDALRTNDTRLLAAALGPYAATHLPAHTWRHAVLKCLFTDVPVDAVADLERRAHADDELARMLADYADERTAAGRPVPGDLHRVLALAAPPEPPGLPDPAASVTVTAPSTPLGEEQES
- a CDS encoding sugar phosphate isomerase/epimerase family protein, which gives rise to MTAPYEWSPAEGASLPDGTPAADPAVREASAAGAPTQDAPARLRFGYGTNGLTDLRLDDALGLLADLGYSGVGLTLDHMHLDPLAPDLAARTRRVARRLDQLGLTVTVETGARYVLDPRRKHGPSLLDPDPQRRAERASLLIRAVQVATDLGAHAVHCFSGITPDGTSAETAWSRLTDALQPVLDAVSSARLPLAVEPEPGHLLATLADFHHLRHLLGDPELLGLTLDIGHCQCLEPQSPADCVRAAAPWLRHVQIEDMRRGVHEHLPFGDGEIDFPPVLRALAATGYQGLTVVELPRHSHAGPQLAARSMDFLHRAAAFALSGGSGSSGSAATPTSPRAPSGPAAAPPLREASPRGGTP
- a CDS encoding TatD family hydrolase — encoded protein: MRIFDPHIHMTSRTTDDYQAMHTAGVRAVVEPAFWLGQPRTSPASFVDYFDSLLGWEPFRAAQYGIAHHCTIALNPKEANDARCTPVLDLLPRYLVKDNVVAVGEIGYDSMTPAEDTALAAQLQLAADHELPALVHTPHRDKLAGLRRTLDVVAESALPMDRVLIDHLNETTVKEAKDAGCWLGFSIYPDTKMDEERMVAILRQYGPEHVLVNSAADWGKSDPLKTRKVGDALLDAGFTDDEVDRVLWRNPVAFYGLSGRLALDVADTDATHEGNSILRGGA
- the eboE gene encoding metabolite traffic protein EboE yields the protein MRFRHPDGSTVHLAYCTNVHSAETLDGVLAQLRDHCEPVRKRLGRDRIGIGLWLAKDAVHALVTDPAALRGLRTELDRRGLEVVTLNGFPYDGFGSDEVKYRVYKPDWADPERLEHTTALARVLAQLLPDDVTEGTISTLPLAWRTAFGPARARAARAALGTLAQRLDALAELTGRSVRIGLEPEPGCIVETTGDAIEPLTRVGHDRIGVCVDTCHLATSFEDPHTALDALAAAGIPVVKSQLSAALHAERPHLPEVRAALAAFDEPRFLHQTRTLSRGPARTTAEGVQGTVLRGTDDLGEALTFDALPDTAPWRSHFHVPLHAAPAPPLTSTLSVLKDSLALLVGGPHPRTRHLEVETYTWQALPPELRPRARPQLVDGIAAELTLARDLLTDLGLKELP
- a CDS encoding nucleotide pyrophosphatase/phosphodiesterase family protein: MTPSVPGRPTPLLVLDVVGLTPHLLAHMPRLAALAETGSQALLGTVLPAVTCAAQSTFLTGTTPAEHGIVGNGWYFRELGDVLLWRQHNGLVTGDKLWDAARRAHPGYTVANICWWYAMGADTDVTVTPRPVYYADGRKEPDCYTRPPALHDELTEKFGTFPLFHFWGPGADIVSSRWIVDATRHIIDTRRPDLALCYLPHLDYDLQRFGPDDPRAHRAAADLDAVIAPLLADAKAEGRTVVALSEYGITRVSRPVDINRALRRAGLLEVHTQDGMEYLDPMASRAFAVADHQIAHVYVRRPEDLEATRAALQGLPGIDQLLDDEGKKAHHLDHPRSGELVAVAEPDAWFTYYYWLDDARAPDFAQLVEIHRKPGYDPVELFMDPEDPYVRLKAAGALARKKLGMRYRMAVVPLDPSPIRGSHGRLPTSEDPDSGPLILCSTPRAVTGRVAATDVKSLLLRLAGLS
- a CDS encoding inositol-3-phosphate synthase — encoded protein: MSTTATEDPTGVWLIGARGSVATTAVAGCAAMTAGLHPPTGMVTETPAFAGAGLPALSSLVFGGHDTMECPLPKRAEHLAAQGVLPHGLPAAVRAELVAADAEIRTGGPLPGDTRTDEELISAFTSEISDFLRRRGLARAVVVNVASTEPAPPSAAAGPAAPPPFEPPPPGRLLPASSLYATAALRAGCPYVNFTPSTGLHHPALAALAARSGLPHAGRDGKTGQTLLRSVLGPMFAQRALDVRAWSGTNLLGGGDGAALADPDAAAAKNAGKERVLADTLGAVPQGEVHIDDVPALGDWKTAWDHIAFDGFLGTRMTLQTTWQGCDSALAAPLVLDLVRLLSRAHAHGLTGPRPELAFYFKDPDPGASAALADQYAALTAFAARLQGRGE